The genomic interval TGGCTAACTCCACTAGCCGCTCCCCAAATTCCTGGGCATCTGCCTCATTGCACTccacctccttggcccctggctTCTTCCAGAAGATGCCTGCTGGCTCCAGCAATTGCCGGTTCATAAGGTGGGTGAGATCCGGAGTCCAATGCTGGGAAGTACCAGCCACTGTGACCTTCCCAGATCTCTCCAGCTGGATCTCCCAGCGGAGGAAGCGCAAGTTGTGCTGCCGAATGAAATCCACTCGGTAGATGTGCTCGTTGGGACGCAGCagcttctccccatcctggggCTTCTGGTTTTTCTGCTGGAGGCTCTGGGCTCTCAGCCACATGCACCGGGTAAGCTGGTCATCTCGGGTGAAGGGCACCTTGAGCTCTCCTGCCTCGGCTGCCATCACCTCAGCTTCTCCTCTGCTGAGTTCTCAGCAGTGTTTGGTTCTCAGATAAGCCACCTGAGGTAAAAAACCACCAAGCCCCCAGAGCTGGTACCCCCTCTCCACGGTCCCAGCAGTGCTAGGCAACCCAGGCCACTGACGCAAAGCACCCTCCGGGGCTTCCTCTGGGTGCCCTCCCATCTCGTTTGCAGATTAGGAACCGATTGTGCTGCTGTGCACAATAATCTATAGGGAAGGGACGTCTGATGTCAGCCTCCCTGGCAACCTCCTTGACAACCGCTCCCAGGCAAGCTGGAGCATGGTTCGTCATGCTGAAATGAAGGTGCTAGCAGCCTGGCCACCATCTTACAGGGCTCGGTTGCAGTGGCTTTCTCTAGATGTAGACTCACAGAACAATCAACAGGGTGGAAGGAGTCCCGGCAGGAGTCtggtccaaccctctgctcagaGTAGGACTAAATTCAAGGCTAgctcaggttgctcagagctttatGCAGTCGAGCTTTGAATATCTCTatggatggagatcccacagcctctctgggcccatgttccagtgtctgaccaccCTCATgctgatgatttttctttttttcttcatatctatCCAGAAGTTCCCATGTTGCAGCTTGTGTTGTTGACTTTCTTCCTCACTCCAAGAGTCTAGCTCTCTCCTTTCTGAACCCCTCTTATTAGGGAGTTGCAGACAGCAATGAGATCCCCTTTCACCTTCCCTTCTCCTAGCTGCACaagcccagctctcagcctctacCTTGCATGTACCCTcaccatcttggtggccttcactggactcactctagTCTGTCACTGGCTTTTACTGGGGATTCCAAAACTGGATACGGTGCCCAGATAGGGACTCACATGCCTgatagagggggaggatcatTTCCCTTGTCCCACTGGATGCATTTTTGCTAATTTGGCCATGTGCATGGCTGGTCTTCATCTCTGCAAGGGCACATAtttgactcatggtcaacttgtccatcAGGGCTCCTTAGTCCTTTTCCGGATGGTGCTTTTGGTAGGACTCATGCCCCACACTGCCACTACAGTAGCAAGAAGCCACAGTGGATGCTCGTGCCTCACTGTGAATCTGCCTGCCCTTGACTTGCCCCAGACTTGCTCAAAGTCTGAGAGGGTGTTCATGCATGGACTTCACCTTAGCGCTCCTGGGAAGTGGGGTCCAGACACTGTCAGGGCCTTAACTCTTGTTTCTTTGGGCCAGGTGGACAGGCAGATCCAAGATGCAAACAGCCTTTTCAATGGTGCCGCATGGATGCTCTGTGCCTAAGTGAGCACCAGCAAGACCATTGTGTCTATCTGGAAATGCTCATTCCCTTGCAATTGCTGGACATGGCTATCTCCAGTGCACTGGGGCATTGCTGGTGTGTTCTCCAGACAGCAGATTGGATAGAGGTGCACACACTGCTCTTTGCAATGTGCTGGGTGGCTTCATGAGGCTGTAGATACCCAAAAGAGGTGCCATGCCAAATCATGTCCCCCTATGCCAAGCTGCACTGTGACATGGTAATTAAATCACAGCCACAGTTTTAGGTACACCGTGGAAAAGGCCTGACTCCTGCAAGTGTGCTGTGGTATCTTTGGGataaaatcacttttttggaTACTTGGAGAGTCCAGGAGTTACGGAATGTAGCAGGAGTTAGGTTAGAGGGGGTAAGGTGTGGAGTGAGGTCATCTGTGTTCTCCCAGGCCTGCCTGCGACTCAGGTTGGCTTCTGCCACATGATGTGTTTGCAGGGCACCTGGGAGCTCAAATAGTGTTAAATCAAGTacaagaaacaatttttttaaagcatctctaTAAAATGCTGTGCCAGCATCTTGGTTGTGTCACACCTGACACATGACCAGTGCACATCAGCTCTGAAGGATATAACTCTGAATTCCAAAATAAGTCCTCAAAAAGATTATCTGGAGATAGCCCTGGCCTGACAAGCCACCAACATCAGGGGACGAAGGCTGGGTCATTTTACTGGGAATTATAACCTGTCTGCTATTACTTCTGAAGTACTTGAAAACACGGTCAAGAAAGCTAAGAGCTACAAACAGCACCATtcaaagggaaaaagggggggtCTGAGGAAACCAGACTCTTTTGGATGTCCTCTGAGCTCTTGCTTGTTTACTTGCTTTAAAACACCTTTAGCAGCAACTATCGATCCAACCCTTGggtttttaaagttaaaatgcaTTCAGGTATCTCTGGAGACCTTTTTCAGCTGAGCTATATGTATCAGTGTCACACAGACCTTGCTTGGACTGCCTCAGCTCTTTTACCTACTAACCTCTGTATTGCCCACATGTGGTGGCAGTAGAAGGAGCAATGTCCTTGCACCTGATGATGAATTATCTGTGGTGGAAAGCAGCTGCCAGGCACTATGTGATGTTTTTCCACCGCTCTGCTGGGGCGCGAAGTCAGCCTTCAGGGCCTCCTCAGAGAGCAGTAATGACCCCAGGCTGTGGAAGAGCTATGCAAAATGGACTTAGGGATGTGGGTGTTCTCAGAGCGCTCTGCTCAAGGTGTCCCATCCAAGACAGCCTTGCACTCTTGAAAGGGACCTACGGAGAAGGAGACCAGCCTAAGCAGTGGAGATGCAAGGCTGTGTGTGCCACTTGGCCTTAGAGACTGGTTCCTATCCTTCTTTTATTGAGTGGTACCAATGCAGGCTGTGAGAGTTGCTGGAAATGGCCTCAACTGTCCCACTCTCAAGgacttcatttcttttcataagaGCTAGATACCTCTGAAGTGCCACAGAGAGGGTGTTGTACAGCCAGATCAAATGTAAAGTCACGGAGGGGCAGCTAAGTCTCAAACAATCAGCTCTAAATTTTCACTACGAGTCCCTCACTCCACTTGGTGACTCAAACATCAAGGACTTTATGCCAATACCATCTCCTCACAGTAGCTGAAAGATGTGCAGCCACAAGAAAAATATGGCCCAGAGGAGACAAGGGCTGCCACCTGCTTCAGCTTCCCTAGCTCCATATCCATGGCTCAGGGGAAGCCTTACAGTGAAGTGCAGTGCATGCCATGCTGGCAAACTTGGCGTTGGAAGCTGCTTGCTAATCACATCCAGAACAAGCCTcctgaggggaaaggagggacatggagggagcTTTAGGTCAAAGTGGAAGAAAGAGTGTGAATAAAATCCATCTCTTGGGGTACACAAGGATGTGCTACCCCATCTTGTTTCCTTGAAGGAATTCCCCTTCCCCACACTTGCTCACCTCAATGGCAGAGAGACTGTTTTGCTGTGCACGATGGAGCAAAGGATATACACAGCCTAATTTACATCGTGATGTAACTCAGGATTAAGTTTTCTAGAATCAATGGGAAACCTGGGCCAAGATCCCCGGGCTGATATTTCAGCAATACTAACATGTACATACATCAGCATCTTCCGTTTCATCCTGGACTCTGAATTAGAGACATTTTGGTGTCTAATGATAGTTTAAGAACCTAGTGTTCTGCTGTCTTGTCTGTCACTGTGATTGCCATTTTTATCAGCGTATTGATTAGTTAGGAGCAGACATTTCTCTGGCAGTCTGTAGGCACTAGGTCCTATCCCTTAAGATGTGTGCAGTCCCCATGGTCTGCAAGTCACACCACAGTGCAGAGAGGCCTGGGGGCCAACGAGGAACAGATACCTCAGCAATGGCATTGCAACTGCACATGCAACTGTAGCAAGGACCAAGAGACCCATTACTTCTGGGCCAGTGAAGAACTTCAAGATCCTTGGCAAGGACCGTGCTTCAAACTGAGCACATCTCACAGAGCTGATGGCCTCGGACCTAGGGGTTAGTCTATGCGCTTGATTTATCTTGTTTTACTTTGGAAGCTGCTGTTGCAGTTCATAGCCATGCTCACTCCTTGCAGAGCACTATTTGTCACTAGCTCTCAAAGGGGACAATGCTCTCCCTTTTTACAGATGGGAAGCTGAGGCACAAGGTCTTTCCCAAGGTCCCATCATACTCATCAGAGAGGTAGGGCACAAACTGCAATCCCAGCCTGTGCCCATGAGAGGGACTAACCGTTGGAGAGCGCTCCCAATAAATTCTTGATCCAACTCTTCACAGCTGGACATCATCCCAGGAGAGATATTTTAACCAAATGCATGTTACTGGGCTCCACAGAGGGGTAAGTGGATGAAATTTGTCGACGTGATAAATGCAGGCTGGTCATCGCAACTTGTGCAGTAGATATAGCTGTTAGTAAAGGTCCCATGTAATTTAGAGGTCTCCAAAATCAGGTGTGTGCTGCCTGACTGTAGCCCTAGGATGAACACTGCAGCAAACTGGATATCActagaagagaaggcttgggaaAAGGATtgtagcttttgttttttcctgaaaacaaatcTTTCCAAAAGAGAGGAGGATGCAGCAGGCAGGTAAAGAAGAGTCTGTGAGAGTTAAGGGCATGGAAAATGAGAAGTCACAAACACCCACAGCAAAATTGCCAAGGGAGGAAAAGCAGTGCAGCTGGCAAGCTGAAATAATGAGGTCTCCAAAGGGACCCAGCTTCTGTTTGACTGGCATTTCCCATGGCAGGGCTGGAAGTGAATGGTGAGCAGGGAAGACAACTCACACACTTGCTCCTGGGAGATGGCAATGTGGAGGAACAAGCTAAACAACACCTTGTACCACCCTAGAAACAAGAGCCACTACAGTCACAGCAACCATGGATGGAAGGAAACCTGACTGATAATCCAGAAGCCAACATCTTCCTTTCCCATGTAAGGGAGAGACCCAG from Struthio camelus isolate bStrCam1 chromosome 1, bStrCam1.hap1, whole genome shotgun sequence carries:
- the OMP gene encoding olfactory marker protein isoform X1; translation: MAAEAGELKVPFTRDDQLTRCMWLRAQSLQQKNQKPQDGEKLLRPNEHIYRVDFIRQHNLRFLRWEIQLERSGKVTVAGTSQHWTPDLTHLMNRQLLEPAGIFWKKPGAKEVECNEADAQEFGERLVELAKIRKVMYFLLSFDGLEPAQLKGSVVFKV
- the OMP gene encoding olfactory marker protein isoform X2, which codes for MAAEAGELKVPFTRDDQLTRCMWLRAQSLQQKNQKPQDGEKLLRPNEHIYRVDFIRQHNLRFLRWEIQLERSGKVTVAGTSQHWTPDLTHLMNRQLLEPAGIFWKKPGAKEVECNEADAQEFGERLVELAKIRKQVEGTLVKLLET